A DNA window from Hoplias malabaricus isolate fHopMal1 chromosome 5, fHopMal1.hap1, whole genome shotgun sequence contains the following coding sequences:
- the fam43b gene encoding protein FAM43B, with translation MLPWKRSKFVLAEDESKGKTKSLNAGLAYQSLLSSLLRSCPDLVPDCPFNWLAGVFQSKRQKVELNREEPTYSVRYLGSAVTAVAKGEGCTQDAVARIWVSSDYGERSAKMKLSVGPYGIRMGADKGGRGKPTHLYSLNRITYCTADPFRPKIFTWIYRHQVKHKAVVLRCHAVLLAKAEKARSLALSLYQNSISAFSEFKRLKRQSDFRHCQQQLLGEDMVPLMPIRRLLNGQCHYRPPVEKPGNATRLSSITEEEEEEEEEGEEEGKKAKTEENPKANAEQETELGYIVHGLDGFSITITDEVHMTVSTLV, from the coding sequence ATGCTGCCCTGGAAGAGGAGCAAGTTTGTGCTGGCTGAAGATGAGTCCAAAGGCAAGACTAAAAGCCTAAACGCCGGACTTGCCTACCAATCCCTACTTTCCTCACTTCTGCGCTCCTGCCCAGACCTTGTCCCTGACTGCCCTTTCAACTGGCTGGCCGGAGTCTTCCAGAGCAAGCGTCAGAAGGTGGAACTGAACAGGGAGGAGCCCACTTACAGCGTGCGCTATCTGGGCAGTGCTGTGACCGCTGTGGCCAAAGGTGAAGGGTGCACCCAGGATGCTGTGGCCAGGATCTGGGTGTCAAGTGACTATGGGGAACGGAGTGCCAAGATGAAGCTGAGCGTGGGACCTTACGGCATTCGGATGGGAGCAGATAAGGGCGGCCGTGGGAAGCCCACTCACCTCTACTCGCTCAACCGCATTACCTACTGCACAGCTGATCCCTTTCGACCCAAGATCTTCACCTGGATCTACCGGCACCAGGTCAAGCACAAAGCCGTGGTGCTCCGCTGCCATGCTGTGCTGCTAGCCAAGGCAGAGAAGGCCCGGTCCCTGGCCCTGAGCCTCTACCAAAACTCCATCTCAGCCTTTAGCGAGTTCAAGAGGCTTAAAAGGCAGAGTGACTTCCGGCACTGCCAACAGCAACTTCTAGGAGAGGATATGGTACCCCTCATGCCCATCAGGAGGCTTCTAAACGGACAGTGTCACTACCGGCCCCCTGTTGAAAAGCCTGGAAATGCTACTCGACTGTCATCCATtacagaggaggaagaggaggaggaggaagaaggggAGGAAGAAGGCAAGAAAGCCAAAACGGAGGAGAATCCAAAGGCAAATGCTGAACAAGAGACAGAGCTGGGATACATTGTTCACGGACTTGACGGGTTTTCAATCACCATCACAGATGAGGTACACATGACAGTCAGCACCTTGGTTTGA